GCGGCCGTCCGAGGGGCGCGACGCGTACTCTCCGGGACAACCGCTCCAGAGCCCGGCCAGGAGCGCCAGCCACCCGGGGGCGAAGGTCGACAATAGATGCGGCGAGGTCTTCATCGGCCGAGGCTCCTTACAGATGTCCTCTGTGCGCGCATCCTACGTCTGGCCGGACCACCCGCGCCGTGACCGCAGAGGCCAAAGAAAGGGCTACTGGCACTCGCTGGGCGCGGTGCCGGCCGTCACCTGGTCGCAGGTGCGGGCCTTGAGCGCCGTCACGCAGGCGTCGATCCCCCCGGAGCCGCGGGCCTCTTCCTTGTCGCAGGTGCCGGCGTTCCCGCAGCAGCGGGATTTACTGTCCGCGACGCACGCCGCCTGGTCGACGGTGCTTCCACACTGCACGACCTGCGCGCAGGCCGCCTCGGCGATGCGCGTGCAGCCGTCACCAACGGTGATCTTGCCGCCGCATCCCACCAGCGCCGCGGCGAAAAACAATCCAAGCATCACGCTCAACGATCTCATGGCGTCTCGACCTCCGGTCCGCAGGGGACCTACTTGTCAATCGGGTTGCAGCGACTCTGCACGACCACGTGGTTGATCGTTTCCGAGAGGGACAGCTTGCCGCGGCGTACCTCGTCCAGATCGAAATTCTTGCCGTCGGTCTGGTCGGGGATCGGCGCCTGTCCTTTGTAGGTCGCGCTCCAGCCCCAGCTCACGGCCTCCCAGGGGTGCCGTCTGGGTGTGCCGCACTTCGACAGGTAGGCCTGGAAGTCGAGCGGGTCGGGGGGCCTCAGCCGGGAGAAGCTGAAGACGCGCGCCTTGGCCCCCTTCAGCGCGGTCACGGCGTCGGCGAGCGTCTGCCCCGCCGGGTAGTCCCCCTCCTTCGGCCAGTCGGTCTTGTCCATCTTCCCGTCGCCGTCGCGGTCCCCGTAGTTGTCGGGGCGCTCGAGGAACGTGTCGTCGGTGGCGAGGATCACGACGCGCGTGGACTTGGCGCGCCACGGGAAGTCCTTCGCCGCCGCCACGAGCGCGTCGGGGGCGTTCTCCTCGCAGACCGGGTT
The window above is part of the Deltaproteobacteria bacterium genome. Proteins encoded here:
- a CDS encoding VWA domain-containing protein → MHNPGRTSWLLAALLFTGCVTKEAIFVDGPPPVAPDAAVADAQAWGDLPSGPAPERSVCTETIDVVFVLDVSSSMDFVLDKLEREIDAVVTASNALAKDSHFGLIAFVDNHHLDVSGPLDGGKVHQAADTLRAAFRHYKQTYTMPNRNPGDGPSGPTTQNPVCEENAPDALVAAAKDFPWRAKSTRVVILATDDTFLERPDNYGDRDGDGKMDKTDWPKEGDYPAGQTLADAVTALKGAKARVFSFSRLRPPDPLDFQAYLSKCGTPRRHPWEAVSWGWSATYKGQAPIPDQTDGKNFDLDEVRRGKLSLSETINHVVVQSRCNPIDK